A segment of the Candidatus Hinthialibacter antarcticus genome:
TCGTCGGTTGAAAGCGACAGAGCGTTCAATGTATCAGGCGCATGCGCTTTGCGTAATACGTCGTGCGTTTCTTGCGGCGTGGGGATATTCATGTCGATTAATTCCTGGCGCAGTTGCGACCAAAGTTTGATGAGTTGTTCACGACGAGCCGAAGCGCCGTCATGCTTGAGTTTGGTTTGGGGCAGGACGCTATCCGCCAATATGCCATGATCGCCTGGAATACGCACGGCTTCATGCTCCCAACCCGGCGGTTCAGGAAACGCAGGCGAACCATATTGCATCAGCGCATGGTAAATCGCGGTGGAGAGGCACACGGTCAAGCCGACTTGGGCGCCGTGAAGGTTCATCGGGAGGTTTTGTTGAAGGCGTTCCATATCCCACAGATGGCTGATGAGATGTTCGCCGCCGCTCGCGGGGGAACTGTTGCCTGCGACCGCCATCGAAACGCCGCTTAAGACGCAGGCTTCCGCTAAGGCTTGCAAGGAGCCAAGATCGCCCGACGGAATTCCTTCCGCGTTTGCAACCGCTTGTTGGACTGCGTGGTCAACGATACGCCCCGGCAGCGGATTGAATTCCGACTCGCCCAATCGACTCGCGACCCACCAATCGGCGCCGCTCACAGGCTTGCTTAATAAATCCGCCAAGCCCGCTTGGGCCATGGCTAGCGGCGCATCTTTGAGAATATCAAGGTCAAGTATAATTGCGCGAGGCGGCGTCGCCGGGACGGTCACCTTCAAGCCTTTGTCCATCAGCGCGGCGATACTGCTGGCATAACCGTTCATGCTGGCGGCGGTCCCTAAAACGACGCTGGGTTTTTCAAACCGCTCCGATAAACTCTTGACCAGATCATTGATCGTCCCGCTGCCGATGGCTAGTAAGCCGTCTACATCATGGATCTGCTCAGCCAGTTCATCCAGCAGTTCCATTTTCCCTTTTGGATGCGGCGGCAGCGTATGAACGCAAAACTGGTCGCCGAATAAAGCGCGCAAGTCAATCACTTTGTTGGCGGCGTTCCAGGTGTCAGGATCAGCGACGGCGAATATGCGTTGACCGAGATGAGTTTGTACGGCGTAAGGGACGGACTGAGCAGCGCCCGCTTCGATAAAAACCTCTATCGGCAGATCAACCGCTTGCGGCAAGGGTACGGGACATAAATCTTGAAGTTTCATTCTGCGTCTTTTCCTATTCAATAACATTCAATACAGTATAGGTCTAAACACGGGGGAGGTTTCACATGAGTAACCCGCGCACTCCGTTTCATTGTAAATTATTATTCATCAATTTAATTCTCATTATCATTTTATATCCATTTTTATTAGATGGACTCAAGCGGGAAATTCTGCACTTTGCATTTCTAGCGATGACATTTTAAGTTCTTCCGTAAATTGGATACTCTTTCATAAATTGAATTGAGATTTATATAGAAGTTGCCAGAATTATGTGCGGATTGAGTTACGGCTATGATTGGTTTCGTTGTTTTTGCGCGCGGAATTGCTCAAGACACATCATTATCCTGCCGCTCTTCGGTGGCGACTTTGACGGTAAAGTGATCCCGCATGGTTTGAAATGGATCATCCACGAGGACCGATTCGCTGCGGATACGCTTGATGCGCTTGTAGGTGCGTTCAGATAAAATCGCAATATGGTAAACTGGCTCGCCCGGCTGCACGGCGGGCATAGTGCTCATACCAAGAACTACGCCGAAAGTTGGCGAAGTTAATACATTTTTTTCGCGGCCAAAAATGCTGTAATTGGTTGCGAGTTCTTCGCCCTCATGCACCAAGTCGCCCGGCCGGGCGTAAAACGTCAGAAACCCGCCGCGTTGGGCGCGCACCCACATCGTTTTATCAATGGTAAGATGATACGGCGGAGGCTCAGGTTCGCCTTCAAGCATGTTCAACTCTTTTAGCACATTCAAACAACCGCGTACGCCAATATCAACTACGCCTTGTTCGATGCGCCACACTTCGCCTGCTTCTAAAATAATCGTTGAAATTCCATTTTGCACAGTTATGCGGCGTAATGAATTTTCAGGGCCTTTTGAATTTACAATCAATTCGCAGCCGAATGCGCGCGCCAGACGCCGCACTTCAGGTTTACGCATGTCGGCGCGAACATTTGGGTAGTTTGTCCGTCTCACCGCCGCGCTATGAAAATCGACTCCATAGTCGCATTGCGAAATAATGTCGGTATACACCCGATGGGCCAATCGGCTGGTCAGGCTGCCTGTCGGCGAACCAGGAAAGGAGCGGTTCAAATCGCGTCGGTCAGGCAAGTAGCGGGAGTGGTTTTCTAAGCCATAAATATTAACCACAGGCGCACAGATCAGCGTCCCGCGTAGAAGCGAAGGCGGTTGATTAAACAATAACTCACGGATAATCCCGATCCCAGTCAGTTCGTCGCCATGCACCGCGCCTGTAAAATAAACGCGCGGTCCGGTTTTGGCTGCGCGAAACACGCTGACGGGAATCGAAACGGGAATCCCCAAATAGGATTCGCTGAATTCAATGTGGAGATCGACGGCTTCTCCAGAACGAATGGTGCGACCGTTGATTTTAAGAGGTTTTCGTTTTGTCATCTAATTTCTTAACTGTGCTCCGTTTTTTTTTGGCGCGGCTCTTCTTCTCAGGAACTAAGGCGCGCAAGGCCTGAAGTTCTCCGTAGCACAACAACTCATCGCCCGGCTCGATCACTTCATCGCCTTTGGGGTTAGTAATAATCGATTTGTTGCGCGTAATATGGATGACATGGATATTCTGTTCTGTTAGCGGCGTGTCGCGTAACGCCACGTTTTCTAACTCGGGCATGTTATGAACGTCTAACTCTGCAATGCCATACCCAGCCGCCAAACGAAGCCGTTGGCGGAGGTCTACATCCGGGAACAAAACTTGATTTTCGGTATCTTCGATTATGGCGTCGGCTATATCAATTCCGGTTGCGGTTTCGATGCCTTCCAACCCGGGCGATGAATTCACTTCCATCACCTGCGGGCCGTCTTCTGATTCAAGCATATCAACGCCCGCCACCCGCAAACCAATGATCTGCGAGGCGCGAATCGCCGTCCGTTCGTATTCTTCGTCCAGTTGGACGATTTCCGTACTCCCACCGCGATGAACATTACTACGAAACTCATCTCCGACCGCCATGCGGCGCATTGCCGTCACCACGCGGTCGCCGACCACGATGGCGCGTATGTCTTTGCCCTTGCTTTCTTTCACAAATTTTTGGATCAGCACATTCTGCTTGGCGCCATGCAGCGTTTCGATAATCGCTTCTGCGATTTTATTCGTATCCGCCAGAATCACGCCGACGCCCTGGGTCCCCTCAAGAACTTTGATAATGACCGGCGCCCCGCCGACTCTCTCAATCGCGGAGAGCACATCCTTTTTATCGCGCACAAACGCCGTTGGAGGAATTCCGATATCATGGCGGCTGAGAATTTGCATAGCGCGTAATTTGTCGCGTGAACGCGCGATAGCGATTGACTCGTTCGCGCAATATAGCCCCATCTGTTCAAACTGGCGAACCACCGCCAAGCCGTAAAATGTGATCGACGCGCCAATCCGCGGAATCACAGCGTTGTAAGTAGAAAGAGGTTTTGAACGGTAATACAGTTCAGGATTTTCGGCTTCAAGCCCAATTGAAAAGCGCAGCGTATCTAACACAATGGCGCGGTGCCCGCGCCGGACAGCAGCTTCGCGGAGCCGCCGGGTGCTATATGAGTGGCGGTTTCGCGACAAGATAGCAATTTTCACTAGGAGGTTCTCTCTCGTTTTCTTTTACGCAGCGTGTCCCGGCGGGAAACATCAACGACAAAATCGTGCGCCAAAGCGCGGCGGCCCAACAACATACGGAAGATCATTTTCTTTCGGCAAACAAGAGATATCTCTATATCTTTCTCAATATGTCCGATTCGGACGCGCGTGTTCACAAAATAGCGTGTGGTATACTTTCCTGTGCTGGAACGAACCTGCCCTGTTTTTAATAGGGGAGCTACGACCTGGACGCGCTTCTCTTGGTTTTTTCTGCTTAACACTACATAAAACTGAATGCGGCCATCGCCAAGGTCAACCAATTCATCGACATGCAGCGCGCTGCTTCGGGCGCCTGTATCGACTTTGGCGCGGATTCTTCCGATGCCCCAATCGACCAACTCGACAGGCTCCACCCATCCAATTACTGTCTTTTCTTGTTCCAAAGAAGGTTCCTGCTCATCATTTGATATGGAGTTTTTTACGAATGCCGTAAACACCATATTATAGCGGGATAATTAATTTAGATCGAATAAAGATTAATACAGGCTCGAATTAAAAAAAGAAGCGCCGCAATTCAATCAATTAATGGAAGCAGCCAAGCAGGCTTGGCGCACGGCGTCGATCGCCGTTTTACCAAACACGTCGCATCCTGTTTTTTCAGCGAGCATCTCAGACGCAGCGGCTCCACCGAGAATAACATTCACTTTGTCGCGCAACCCCGCCTCGCGCAACGCGGTGATCGTATTCGTAACCGATTGATACCCCGTCGTCAACAAGACGCTAAGCGCCACGATGGTCGCGTCGTTGTTTTTTACCGCCTCCACAAAACGCTGCGGCGACACATTAACGCCCAGGTCGACAACGTCAAATCCACCGCCGCGCAACATCATGGCGACGATGTCTTTGCCGATATTGTGAATGTCATGCTGTACCGTACCAATCACGACGCATCCTTTTGTTTCCACCGGCTGTTCTTTGACTAGCATTGGCTTAAGTTCCGCCATGGCGTCTTCCATGATTTTTCCTGCGATGACCAATTCAGGAATAAAGCAATCGCCCGACTCAAACCGCGCGCCAATCTCGACCATGCCGGAATTGAAATAGGCAACGATATCCGCCGCAGAAACGCCGTCGTCGATCAATTGTTTGACAATAGATTTCACGTCGTCTTGCTTCAAGTCGATCATGGCTTGCGCCAATGGATGCAATTCAATCATCTGATGAGGTCTCCTTAAAACGAGATCAGGCAGTTCCATATATAGATGTAACCAAGCGTATCGACATTTTCCCATACGCCTTTGACGATTTCTTCATCGCCTTGAATTTGCGGATATTCGCTCTTCTTTTGGTCCCAGGGAATACAGACGCCCGGCGCTTGGGCTGCTTTCGGTTCGTTGTTCATAGTCGGTTCCTTTCTCAATAGACGCCGTATTCGCGGGTAAATTCGGTCATGGCTTTGACGTTTTCAATTTGCGGATCGTTCTGCATAATCGCGCCCGCATCCATGATGTAGCCGCCGTCGCGCCCGACGCCGTCGATAAGTTTCTTACAATAATCGCGCACTTCTTGCGGCGTTCCAAACGTCAGCAGTTCATTGGGCAGGCCGCCGCTGATGCAGAACTTGTCGCCCAACACGCGATGGGCTTCAAAGATGTCGCCGCGATCCACGTGATAGATGATGCTGCCCGCAGGCAGTTCAGCGAAATATTTGAGATGATGGTCCCAGTTGCCTTCGGCGTAATAGATGGTCTGCCATCCCTGTTTGTGAATTTCGATGGTGATTTCTTTGAGCGTCGGCCAGTAGTATTTCTCAAACTGCTCCGGCGACAAAAACGGCGTACAGCCCCGGTGCATCCATAACGAAATGGGGACGTTCTTCTCGGGATCGGCGCCAGCGAGTGCATTAAACATCATGTGCGGCGCCATGGCTTCGCAAGCGGCGGCGACTTTCTCAGGGCGCTGGAAGAGGTCCATACACATCGGGTTATAGCCGCGCAGTTTGTCAACGATGATATCGAACGGCGCTTTCAAACACCCCATCAAGGCCGGGACAACGCCGACTTCATTCTTCATGCGCTCATGTTGGGCGCCAAACGCCTGGAAATATTGCAGCGTCGCCATGCCGCCCTTGAGCCATGACAGGTTGTTTCGCGCCGTGTTGGGTTCGCCGGGCGCAACCACATCGCGGGAGACGCGGGGCAGCCAGACGTTGGCGAGAAACTCAGTCGGGTTTGCGATCAGCAGGTCATACTCGTCCGCATGCATGTGCGCTTTTGATTCGTCAGCGGGTTCAATGTATTGAAAGCATCCATCGGCGGGCGCATCAATACCGGGGATCATGTAATACTTCAATCCAGCAGCGTCAACGAGTCCTGTCCAGACATAGACCATGTTGCCGACCACGGCGTCCCAATCAAAATCGGTCGCGCATTTGATCGCGGCTTCGAATGCTAAATTGAAATCGTGAGTGACCTGCTGGCAGGTATAACCCGCATATTTCGCGGTAAATTCCGCGACAAAGGGCCGGATAGGAACACAATCCGGCTTTTCGTTTCGCATTGCGGTGGTGTATCGTTTCAGGCGCTGTTGGTAGAGTTGCTCAGCATGATCTGACATCGCCGCTCCCCCCATTCACAAGATGTCTAAGCAAACCCAAGGTATCATAATTTCAATGTGTTTTGGAGCCGTACAAAACAAAAGCCTGGGGGTAGGGTTACGCTTGTCTCCGCTTCGGACACTCACGGGCCAAAGACGATGATGTCGCCCTGGCTGATGAGCCCGTTGGTGGCGTCAAACATGGGAGAAACTCTCTGGTCTTGAATCTCCGAGAGGTTATCAGGCCCCTGGCTGGCTAATACATAAACCGCCCGCGAAGGCCCGCCGACAGAGTTTTCAACTGTCCAGTCAACGATGGTTCCCGGCCATGTGCAGTCGGTGCGCGACAGGTTTTTGTCGACATAAAAATATTCGTTGCGGGCGAATGAACTGGTGCGGCTGCCTTCTTCCGTATTGAATGGATCAATAGGGATGACCGTAGTGTATTCAATCGGCTCCATGATTTCACCCGCGCGAAACTGATGACCAGTACCTTGAAATTCAAGCGTACAAGCGTTCGGATAGCCATTGTTATCAAGAGCGTACATTTCGATAGCGGTTTTCATGGCGCGAAGGTCGCCCTGGACGCGGGCGATTTTGGCCCTCATTTGGGCGTTGAGAAAATTAGGAACGGCAATCGCAGCGAGGATGCCAATAATGGCGACGACAATCAGCAATTCGATCAGGGTAAAACCACGCGTATTCATGATGATGAATCCCCTTAGTATTACATGGGGAGAGCGAGGCTCCAGCCGAGCCGCGCCTATTCGAAAACGATGGCTTTCATGTGGCTCACCAGGAGCCAGCCTGCGGCAGGCAGGGTTCGCCACCCCTTATTGACTATTTCATGACACATGCATGACGGAATTTTCGCCGCCGTATTCGTTCTTCTTTTTTTCAGAATTATTGGGGTCGGGACAATGCTCTCCATCAACTAAGAACAGGTATTCATAGCGGCCCGGCGGTAATTCAAGATCAAGCGTCCAGGCGCCGTTCGACGCGCTAAGCGGGAGAGGCTTCTTTTCATCCCACTGATTGAAGTCGCCGAACAGCCCGACCACTTTCGCGTCTTTGCCGACGAATTTAAACGAAACTTTTTGAGGTTTGGGGTTTTGCTTGACGGTCATCTGTCCGCCCAGCGCGCGCTCGCGCTCCGCCACGTCCGGCGTCACACAGAATGTGCCAAGCAGACGCGCGCCTGGTTCGACCTTTAACGAAGGAGACACCACCAGGGATTCTATATCACAGGTCTGGCTCAACACCACCCGCTTTGACGCAACGATGGGGCCTTTAATGGTCCCATCGACATGGATGCTCTGAATTTCCAAGTCGCCATTCACCCGTCCGCTTTTGGAAACGATCACGTCTCCCTGGGCAATCAGGTGACCGTTCATGGTTCCGTCTACGGTGACATCGCCTTTAGACCGTAGCGTCCCCTCGGTCTCAACGCCTGGCCCGATTACGCTTCGGTTTGCGTCGCGTTCAGCCATATTACATTCCGCTCCTACTTATCTCAAATCAATACAGTATGAACCATTTTGAACCTAATGAATCAAGAATGCTAGCTAAAATCCAACAAAATTTGTTTTTATTGGATTTAAAGCCACCTGAAGTGTTAACATGTATACATATCCAATTATACTAGATATAGATCAAAACCGATTTGATGATTCCATTTTGGAGGTCGCCCAACATGTCGCTCAAAGAAGAACTACGCTTTAGTCACCCGATTAAAGGCCGCGCCCATGAGGCCGTTCTCAACATCATATATACGGGAAAATTGCTCGATAAAGAAGCCTACCGAATCTTACGGCCTCATGGTCTCACCGATTCTCAGTTCAATGTAATGATGTTATTGAAATATCAAACCGAATATGGAGAGAGCGATCAGACCCGCCTGGGCGACATGCTGTTGGTGAACCGCTCGAATATGACCGGCCTGGTTGACCGCATGGAACAAGCCGGGTGGGTGGAACGCGTCGCCGACGCCAACGACCGCCGCGTCAATCGGGTGCGTCTCACCAAAGCGGGCAACGCTCTGCTCGAAACCGCTGAAGTGGTCTACAACGAAAGCATTGAAAAGATCATGCAGCAGATCAGTGATGAAGACGCCAAACGAATCTGCCGTCTGTTAGAGCGCGTGAGAAAAGGGCTGTAGCGATTTTACGAAACCGCATGGATTTGATAATTCTTTCATTTCATTGATTCGGGAATCCCCCCGGCGTCTTCGACGCCACCCCTCTTTTTTAAGGGGGGGGCTTAAATATCATCGCGCCTCTGATGATTACCAGAGCGGTTCGCCCATGCCCTCTTCGGCGTAGAGTTTGTTGAGGCGTTTATCGTAATTCTTTTTCATTTGCTCTTCATATTTTTTCGTAATCGCCGGGTCTTCGGC
Coding sequences within it:
- a CDS encoding iron-containing alcohol dehydrogenase; amino-acid sequence: MKLQDLCPVPLPQAVDLPIEVFIEAGAAQSVPYAVQTHLGQRIFAVADPDTWNAANKVIDLRALFGDQFCVHTLPPHPKGKMELLDELAEQIHDVDGLLAIGSGTINDLVKSLSERFEKPSVVLGTAASMNGYASSIAALMDKGLKVTVPATPPRAIILDLDILKDAPLAMAQAGLADLLSKPVSGADWWVASRLGESEFNPLPGRIVDHAVQQAVANAEGIPSGDLGSLQALAEACVLSGVSMAVAGNSSPASGGEHLISHLWDMERLQQNLPMNLHGAQVGLTVCLSTAIYHALMQYGSPAFPEPPGWEHEAVRIPGDHGILADSVLPQTKLKHDGASARREQLIKLWSQLRQELIDMNIPTPQETHDVLRKAHAPDTLNALSLSTDDALRGLRISRDIRSRYTVLDLAFELGLFPEAIPDILTASGV
- a CDS encoding succinylglutamate desuccinylase/aspartoacylase family protein encodes the protein MTKRKPLKINGRTIRSGEAVDLHIEFSESYLGIPVSIPVSVFRAAKTGPRVYFTGAVHGDELTGIGIIRELLFNQPPSLLRGTLICAPVVNIYGLENHSRYLPDRRDLNRSFPGSPTGSLTSRLAHRVYTDIISQCDYGVDFHSAAVRRTNYPNVRADMRKPEVRRLARAFGCELIVNSKGPENSLRRITVQNGISTIILEAGEVWRIEQGVVDIGVRGCLNVLKELNMLEGEPEPPPYHLTIDKTMWVRAQRGGFLTFYARPGDLVHEGEELATNYSIFGREKNVLTSPTFGVVLGMSTMPAVQPGEPVYHIAILSERTYKRIKRIRSESVLVDDPFQTMRDHFTVKVATEERQDNDVS
- the rimK gene encoding 30S ribosomal protein S6--L-glutamate ligase; translation: MKIAILSRNRHSYSTRRLREAAVRRGHRAIVLDTLRFSIGLEAENPELYYRSKPLSTYNAVIPRIGASITFYGLAVVRQFEQMGLYCANESIAIARSRDKLRAMQILSRHDIGIPPTAFVRDKKDVLSAIERVGGAPVIIKVLEGTQGVGVILADTNKIAEAIIETLHGAKQNVLIQKFVKESKGKDIRAIVVGDRVVTAMRRMAVGDEFRSNVHRGGSTEIVQLDEEYERTAIRASQIIGLRVAGVDMLESEDGPQVMEVNSSPGLEGIETATGIDIADAIIEDTENQVLFPDVDLRQRLRLAAGYGIAELDVHNMPELENVALRDTPLTEQNIHVIHITRNKSIITNPKGDEVIEPGDELLCYGELQALRALVPEKKSRAKKKRSTVKKLDDKTKTS
- a CDS encoding RimK/LysX family protein, whose amino-acid sequence is MEQEKTVIGWVEPVELVDWGIGRIRAKVDTGARSSALHVDELVDLGDGRIQFYVVLSRKNQEKRVQVVAPLLKTGQVRSSTGKYTTRYFVNTRVRIGHIEKDIEISLVCRKKMIFRMLLGRRALAHDFVVDVSRRDTLRKRKRERTS
- a CDS encoding cobalamin-dependent protein (Presence of a B(12) (cobalamin)-binding domain implies dependence on cobalamin itself, in one of its several forms, or in some unusual lineages, dependence on a cobalamin-like analog.) gives rise to the protein MIELHPLAQAMIDLKQDDVKSIVKQLIDDGVSAADIVAYFNSGMVEIGARFESGDCFIPELVIAGKIMEDAMAELKPMLVKEQPVETKGCVVIGTVQHDIHNIGKDIVAMMLRGGGFDVVDLGVNVSPQRFVEAVKNNDATIVALSVLLTTGYQSVTNTITALREAGLRDKVNVILGGAAASEMLAEKTGCDVFGKTAIDAVRQACLAASIN
- a CDS encoding uroporphyrinogen decarboxylase family protein, which gives rise to MSDHAEQLYQQRLKRYTTAMRNEKPDCVPIRPFVAEFTAKYAGYTCQQVTHDFNLAFEAAIKCATDFDWDAVVGNMVYVWTGLVDAAGLKYYMIPGIDAPADGCFQYIEPADESKAHMHADEYDLLIANPTEFLANVWLPRVSRDVVAPGEPNTARNNLSWLKGGMATLQYFQAFGAQHERMKNEVGVVPALMGCLKAPFDIIVDKLRGYNPMCMDLFQRPEKVAAACEAMAPHMMFNALAGADPEKNVPISLWMHRGCTPFLSPEQFEKYYWPTLKEITIEIHKQGWQTIYYAEGNWDHHLKYFAELPAGSIIYHVDRGDIFEAHRVLGDKFCISGGLPNELLTFGTPQEVRDYCKKLIDGVGRDGGYIMDAGAIMQNDPQIENVKAMTEFTREYGVY
- a CDS encoding prepilin-type N-terminal cleavage/methylation domain-containing protein, giving the protein MNTRGFTLIELLIVVAIIGILAAIAVPNFLNAQMRAKIARVQGDLRAMKTAIEMYALDNNGYPNACTLEFQGTGHQFRAGEIMEPIEYTTVIPIDPFNTEEGSRTSSFARNEYFYVDKNLSRTDCTWPGTIVDWTVENSVGGPSRAVYVLASQGPDNLSEIQDQRVSPMFDATNGLISQGDIIVFGP
- a CDS encoding polymer-forming cytoskeletal protein; its protein translation is MAERDANRSVIGPGVETEGTLRSKGDVTVDGTMNGHLIAQGDVIVSKSGRVNGDLEIQSIHVDGTIKGPIVASKRVVLSQTCDIESLVVSPSLKVEPGARLLGTFCVTPDVAERERALGGQMTVKQNPKPQKVSFKFVGKDAKVVGLFGDFNQWDEKKPLPLSASNGAWTLDLELPPGRYEYLFLVDGEHCPDPNNSEKKKNEYGGENSVMHVS
- a CDS encoding MarR family transcriptional regulator produces the protein MSLKEELRFSHPIKGRAHEAVLNIIYTGKLLDKEAYRILRPHGLTDSQFNVMMLLKYQTEYGESDQTRLGDMLLVNRSNMTGLVDRMEQAGWVERVADANDRRVNRVRLTKAGNALLETAEVVYNESIEKIMQQISDEDAKRICRLLERVRKGL